In Desulfovibrio sp. 86, the following proteins share a genomic window:
- a CDS encoding sulfurtransferase TusA family protein — MSELIDTRGLSCPQPVLLFLNALKGDAASSFSVLVDNDASLENVSRAARNRGFSVTTSDEGQGVTRLEIEKS; from the coding sequence ATGTCCGAACTCATTGATACCCGTGGCCTTTCCTGCCCGCAGCCGGTGCTGCTTTTTCTCAATGCCCTCAAGGGGGATGCCGCCAGCTCGTTCAGCGTGCTGGTGGACAATGACGCCAGCCTTGAAAACGTCAGCCGCGCAGCCCGCAACCGGGGCTTCAGTGTGACGACCTCTGACGAAGGGCAGGGCGTCACCCGGCTGGAAATAGAAAAGTCCTGA
- a CDS encoding DUF3343 domain-containing protein: MDNMPNTSNKPSGGLLDRMGSLLRGWRDKKEPSVPDKTPGTAGAGKALSDRGLLVFSHTGEVIKAEGLLRQAGLAVEVKGPPPQLRTGCDMVVVFELVSQTAVLEVLHKAGIRPENVVTAHDVLLEPVSLYQVKRLDHWLMVRAANMKITLDTRDGRIVNISGGGCPDVPWLAHCLCGMRLDEAPEPRSLGQTLCCYSLQKAYEELRRQYPCGI; this comes from the coding sequence ATGGACAACATGCCGAATACGAGCAACAAGCCTTCCGGCGGGCTGCTGGACAGGATGGGAAGCCTTTTGCGCGGATGGCGCGACAAAAAAGAGCCGTCCGTTCCGGACAAAACTCCTGGCACGGCAGGCGCTGGCAAGGCGCTCAGCGACAGGGGGCTGCTGGTCTTTTCCCATACGGGAGAGGTCATCAAGGCCGAGGGCCTGCTCCGTCAGGCGGGGCTTGCCGTTGAGGTCAAGGGGCCGCCGCCGCAATTGCGCACTGGCTGCGACATGGTGGTGGTTTTTGAACTGGTCAGTCAGACCGCCGTGCTGGAAGTTCTCCATAAGGCTGGCATCCGTCCGGAAAATGTCGTCACCGCCCATGACGTGCTGCTTGAGCCTGTGTCCCTGTATCAGGTCAAGCGTCTGGATCACTGGCTCATGGTGCGTGCCGCCAATATGAAGATCACCCTGGACACGCGCGACGGCCGCATTGTGAACATTTCCGGCGGCGGCTGCCCGGATGTGCCCTGGCTTGCGCATTGCCTGTGCGGCATGCGGCTGGATGAAGCGCCGGAACCCCGGAGCCTGGGGCAGACGCTCTGCTGCTACAGCCTGCAAAAGGCCTATGAAGAATTGCGGAGGCAGTATCCGTGTGGTATATAA